A window of Sporohalobacter salinus contains these coding sequences:
- a CDS encoding ribbon-helix-helix domain-containing protein, with product MALKNRTKVTTTIKNELVNKLDVLNNKTRIPKSKLFDEALELLFKEHKEEFQD from the coding sequence ATAGAACTAAAGTTACTACTACTATTAAAAATGAGTTAGTAAATAAGTTAGATGTTCTTAATAATAAAACTAGAATACCTAAATCTAAATTGTTTGACGAAGCATTAGAATTGCTTTTTAAAGAACATAAAGAAGAATTTCAAGATTAG